The proteins below come from a single Psychrobacter sp. FDAARGOS_221 genomic window:
- a CDS encoding carboxymuconolactone decarboxylase family protein produces the protein MSKSFKDITSHVSKNLAILGKSIPETTKAFSGLAQSVSNDGVLDKKQKELIALAIAVSQRCDACIGFHTKALIKLGATREEIAETLGVCVYMGGGPSYMYAAEAMAAFEEFSA, from the coding sequence GTGAGTAAATCTTTTAAAGACATTACCAGTCACGTCAGTAAAAACTTAGCAATTTTGGGTAAGAGTATTCCTGAGACAACCAAAGCTTTTTCAGGTTTAGCGCAGTCGGTATCTAACGACGGGGTGTTGGATAAAAAACAAAAAGAGCTTATTGCACTGGCGATTGCTGTATCACAGCGCTGTGATGCATGTATTGGGTTTCATACCAAAGCATTGATTAAGTTGGGTGCAACACGTGAAGAAATCGCTGAAACTTTAGGCGTTTGTGTTTATATGGGCGGCGGTCCAAGCTATATGTATGCTGCTGAAGCGATGGCGGCTTTTGAAGAGTTTAGTGCGTAA
- a CDS encoding cytochrome ubiquinol oxidase subunit I, producing MITEHLVDISRLQFAVTALYHFLFVPLTLGMVWILVIMESVYVTTGKQIWKDMTKYWGKLFGINFALGVTTGITMEFQFGTNWAYYSHYVGDIFGAPLAIEGLMAFFLESTMVGLFFFGWDRLSRAQHLVVTILMALGTNLSALWILIANGWMQSPVGASFSYETMRMEMDSFATILLNPDAQNKFVHTVSAGYVTAAVFVLSISALYLLRKRDVAFAKRSFQVASAFGLASILSVIVLGDESGYSIGAAQQTKLATMEAMWHTEPAPAPFNLIAGINEEEEKNDWQIQIPYAMGIIGTRSFDKEIPGIHDIKEVNRERIEHGITAVGLLDQLRENPQDETLKAQFEVVKDDLGFGLLLKKYTDDVSQATPEMIQKATDDTIPAVAPMFWSFRGMVGLGFLMLALFVAAMWQTVKGNFSENRWLLKWAVIMLPAPWIAAELGWFVAEYGRQPWTIYGVLPTHLSVTNFSVANVYGSLAGFVIFYTILLIIEVYLMIKYVKLGPASLGTGRYDGETPRNVTPVTSNKETDHVV from the coding sequence ATGATTACTGAACATCTCGTTGATATATCCCGCTTACAGTTTGCGGTGACAGCGCTTTACCACTTTTTGTTTGTGCCCTTGACCTTAGGTATGGTCTGGATTCTGGTGATTATGGAATCTGTCTATGTCACGACAGGTAAGCAGATCTGGAAAGACATGACCAAATACTGGGGCAAATTATTTGGTATTAACTTTGCCCTAGGGGTGACCACAGGGATCACCATGGAGTTCCAATTCGGAACTAACTGGGCTTATTATTCACATTATGTCGGCGATATCTTTGGTGCGCCGCTAGCCATTGAAGGTCTGATGGCATTCTTCTTAGAATCTACCATGGTAGGTTTGTTCTTCTTTGGTTGGGACAGATTGTCTCGCGCCCAGCATTTGGTCGTTACTATACTAATGGCTTTGGGTACCAACCTCTCAGCACTTTGGATTTTGATTGCCAACGGCTGGATGCAAAGTCCAGTCGGCGCTTCGTTTAGTTATGAGACGATGCGTATGGAGATGGATAGTTTTGCGACTATCTTGCTCAATCCAGATGCACAGAACAAGTTCGTTCATACCGTGTCAGCAGGTTATGTGACCGCTGCGGTATTTGTCCTATCAATCTCTGCCCTATACCTACTACGTAAGCGTGATGTGGCGTTTGCCAAGCGCAGTTTCCAAGTGGCTTCTGCCTTTGGTTTAGCGTCTATCTTAAGTGTTATCGTACTGGGTGACGAATCTGGTTACTCTATTGGTGCGGCGCAGCAGACTAAGCTTGCGACTATGGAAGCCATGTGGCATACCGAGCCAGCACCAGCACCGTTTAACCTGATCGCAGGTATTAATGAGGAAGAAGAGAAGAACGATTGGCAGATTCAAATTCCTTATGCGATGGGTATCATCGGCACACGCTCGTTTGATAAAGAAATCCCAGGTATTCATGATATTAAAGAAGTCAACCGTGAGCGTATTGAGCATGGTATCACTGCGGTCGGCTTGCTTGATCAATTGCGTGAAAATCCACAGGACGAAACGCTAAAAGCACAGTTTGAAGTGGTCAAAGATGACTTAGGCTTTGGATTATTGCTTAAAAAGTATACCGATGATGTCTCTCAAGCCACGCCAGAGATGATTCAAAAAGCAACAGACGACACCATTCCAGCGGTAGCACCTATGTTTTGGTCATTCCGTGGCATGGTTGGTCTTGGCTTTTTAATGTTAGCATTGTTTGTAGCGGCAATGTGGCAAACCGTCAAAGGTAATTTTTCTGAAAATAGATGGCTACTGAAGTGGGCAGTTATTATGCTACCTGCGCCATGGATTGCTGCTGAGCTGGGTTGGTTCGTGGCCGAGTATGGTCGTCAGCCTTGGACTATTTATGGTGTGCTACCGACTCATTTATCGGTGACCAACTTTAGTGTGGCAAACGTTTATGGCTCATTGGCCGGGTTTGTTATCTTCTACACCATATTGCTTATCATTGAAGTGTACTTGATGATCAAGTACGTAAAACTGGGTCCTGCAAGCTTAGGTACAGGTCGTTATGACGGTGAAACGCCACGTAATGTTACCCCTGTGACCAGCAATAAGGAGACGGATCATGTTGTTTGA
- a CDS encoding acetyl-CoA carboxylase carboxyltransferase subunit alpha, with amino-acid sequence MSAVWESVSLARHAKRPLFLDYVGQLFTEFDELHGDRAFADDRAVIGGLARFNGEPVVIIGQHRGRSTRERIAHNFGMAYPEGYRKAIRLVKMAERFKLPVMTFVDTQGAYPGVDAEERGQAQAIAESIATFSSLKTPIIVTIIGEGGSGGALAIGVGDKVNMLQNSIYSVISPEGCASILWKTAEKAPEASDALKLNADNLYQLGLIDAIIDEGEGAHLDSKLTMNNLQQLLTDQLAELKQVDVDELVEQRYQRLRTFDSTVGF; translated from the coding sequence ATGAGCGCAGTATGGGAAAGCGTCAGCTTAGCAAGACACGCCAAACGACCGTTGTTCTTAGATTACGTCGGTCAATTGTTTACAGAATTTGATGAGCTGCATGGCGACCGAGCGTTTGCTGATGACAGAGCTGTCATTGGTGGACTGGCCCGTTTTAATGGTGAGCCCGTTGTTATTATTGGCCAGCACAGAGGTCGTAGCACGCGAGAGCGTATCGCCCACAACTTTGGTATGGCTTATCCTGAAGGTTATCGCAAAGCCATTCGCTTAGTAAAAATGGCTGAGCGCTTTAAGCTGCCAGTAATGACCTTTGTCGATACCCAAGGTGCTTATCCAGGTGTTGATGCCGAAGAGCGTGGACAAGCACAAGCCATTGCTGAAAGTATCGCGACTTTTAGTAGTCTAAAAACTCCGATTATCGTTACTATTATTGGTGAGGGTGGTTCAGGCGGCGCACTAGCGATTGGTGTTGGTGATAAGGTTAATATGCTACAGAACAGCATTTACTCGGTTATTTCACCAGAAGGGTGTGCCTCTATCCTTTGGAAAACTGCTGAAAAAGCACCAGAAGCGTCTGATGCGCTGAAGCTAAACGCAGATAACCTCTATCAGTTGGGTCTAATTGATGCCATCATCGACGAAGGTGAGGGCGCACATTTAGATTCTAAGCTAACCATGAATAACCTACAACAGCTGCTTACTGATCAACTGGCAGAATTAAAGCAAGTTGATGTCGATGAGCTGGTAGAGCAGCGTTATCAACGTTTGAGAACCTTTGATTCTACTGTGGGTTTTTAG
- the cydD gene encoding thiol reductant ABC exporter subunit CydD → MATLSNAEKSLLKKLVAEVRGPLNLAWLLTVISTLLFVWQAWLLARLFSQWLNNYFNQLPLATDISAYWLLGLLLCFVLRPLLNTGRELLSAKASLRVRSQLRQSLLATMASLGPNLRHFGSDGSLSSQIIDQTDALDGFISRFSVQKKVTVTTPIILLFAVAWQSKFAAALLLMTAPLVPIFMILIGHLTARKSAAQFNALSQLSGRFLDWIRGLPTLKRLQATHIAEHDLALSSEDYRKRTMDVLKIAFLNGAVLELLAALSIALVAVYLGFGLMGILPWDKGVVPVPYFGALFILLLAPEFYVPLRQLGADYHAKAEAEGAVQSLLPIIAAAKAADQHQTHSEQGSVDDNTDYSSSLAQAFGLQFTDLSIRTPIADVSSDASDADIDDNQTLIETPQYRTRLAPVSFSVLPAQRIALVGDSGSGKSSLLQAIMGFVDYQGDMQLKLNQQPSQQPLKQTTSKQTDAQPSNWTSVSMQQVDIHALRQHIGYLAQQVALMPLSIADNLRLANPKATDDQLIQALQQVELWDLIQHLPQGIDTQLGDRGQGLSGGQQQRLGIAQLLLRDDSLWLLDEPTEHLDPDTAQRIHQLLGQVSRGKTVIWITHAHQQLDWLDAVIRLSLPQAVTQNTGEVQ, encoded by the coding sequence ATGGCAACACTTTCTAATGCCGAAAAAAGCTTATTAAAAAAATTAGTCGCCGAGGTACGTGGTCCGCTTAATCTGGCCTGGCTATTAACCGTCATCAGCACCTTGCTGTTTGTTTGGCAGGCCTGGCTACTTGCCCGCCTATTTAGTCAATGGTTGAACAATTATTTTAACCAGTTGCCTCTAGCCACTGACATCTCAGCGTATTGGCTACTTGGATTGCTATTGTGCTTTGTATTGCGTCCTTTATTAAATACTGGCCGAGAGCTACTCAGTGCAAAAGCCAGCTTACGCGTACGCAGTCAGTTACGTCAGTCACTATTGGCAACCATGGCAAGCCTTGGACCTAACCTGCGCCACTTTGGTAGTGACGGCAGCTTATCGAGTCAAATTATTGATCAGACTGATGCCTTAGATGGTTTTATTAGCCGCTTTAGCGTCCAAAAAAAGGTAACAGTGACTACCCCTATCATCCTGCTATTTGCTGTGGCCTGGCAAAGCAAGTTTGCCGCGGCGTTACTGCTAATGACGGCGCCTTTGGTACCTATTTTTATGATCTTGATTGGGCACTTAACGGCACGCAAAAGTGCGGCGCAATTTAACGCCCTATCACAGCTAAGTGGTCGATTTTTGGATTGGATACGCGGGTTGCCAACGCTAAAGCGACTGCAAGCAACTCACATTGCTGAGCATGACTTGGCACTAAGCAGTGAAGATTATCGTAAGCGCACGATGGATGTGTTGAAGATTGCCTTTTTAAATGGTGCGGTATTAGAGCTACTCGCTGCATTGAGTATTGCACTGGTTGCGGTGTATCTAGGTTTTGGTCTGATGGGTATTTTACCCTGGGACAAGGGCGTAGTGCCGGTGCCTTATTTTGGCGCTTTATTCATACTGCTATTAGCACCTGAGTTTTATGTGCCGTTACGTCAACTTGGCGCAGATTATCATGCCAAAGCAGAAGCCGAAGGTGCAGTACAAAGCCTGCTACCTATTATCGCGGCTGCTAAAGCGGCTGATCAACATCAAACGCATAGCGAGCAAGGCAGTGTCGATGACAATACAGACTACAGCTCTAGCTTAGCTCAAGCCTTTGGTCTACAGTTCACTGATTTAAGCATTCGCACACCGATTGCAGATGTCAGTTCTGATGCATCAGACGCAGACATAGACGACAACCAAACCCTTATTGAAACACCACAATATCGGACACGCTTAGCACCAGTGAGTTTTTCTGTATTGCCAGCTCAGCGTATTGCCTTAGTCGGTGATAGTGGCAGCGGTAAGTCAAGCTTGCTGCAAGCCATAATGGGATTTGTTGATTATCAAGGTGATATGCAGCTGAAGCTGAACCAACAACCTAGTCAGCAACCATTAAAACAAACAACCTCTAAGCAGACAGATGCTCAGCCAAGCAATTGGACTAGTGTATCCATGCAGCAAGTCGATATCCACGCGCTACGCCAGCATATTGGATATTTAGCACAACAAGTGGCGTTAATGCCGCTTAGTATTGCTGATAATTTACGTTTGGCCAATCCAAAGGCCACGGACGACCAGCTCATCCAAGCACTGCAACAGGTAGAGCTGTGGGATTTGATTCAGCATTTACCGCAAGGTATCGACACCCAACTTGGTGACCGCGGTCAAGGGCTGTCAGGCGGACAGCAGCAACGCTTAGGCATTGCCCAGCTGCTATTGCGTGATGACAGCTTGTGGCTGTTAGATGAGCCCACAGAGCATCTAGACCCTGATACAGCACAGCGTATTCATCAGCTGTTAGGACAAGTCAGCCGTGGCAAAACCGTGATTTGGATCACCCATGCGCATCAACAGCTTGATTGGCTCGATGCTGTTATAAGGCTGTCGTTACCGCAAGCTGTGACTCAAAATACAGGAGAGGTGCAATGA
- the cydB gene encoding cytochrome d ubiquinol oxidase subunit II, with amino-acid sequence MFDYETLKLIWWLLVGALLIGFAIMDGHDMGVCSLLPFVGKNDDERRVIVNTVGPHWEGNQVWFITAGGALFAAWPMVYALAFSGFYWAMMAVLWALFFRPVGFKYRSMVKDQRWRNAWDWGLFVGSFVPAVVFGVAFGNLFLGVPFSFDNNMVSTYTGSFWQLLNPFSLLCGLVSATMLIMQGGAYLAHRTEDAIQARTIKYTIISAIAMVVLFAAGGVWLQSIDGYAIVSQIDPSAKPNPLTKEVVVQSGAWMANFEAYPWAWAFPALGVIMPLITAGLLKAGKTLTAFVTSSFAVLGVIMTAGVSLFPFVMPSSTVPSMSLTVWDSVSSHLTLMVMLYVVVLLLPVVVFYTSWAYSVMRGKVTVAYIRENDHTSY; translated from the coding sequence TTGTTTGATTATGAAACGCTAAAACTCATTTGGTGGTTGTTAGTCGGTGCCTTATTGATTGGCTTTGCCATCATGGATGGTCATGATATGGGCGTGTGTAGCTTGTTGCCTTTTGTCGGTAAAAATGACGACGAGCGACGGGTTATCGTCAACACGGTAGGCCCACACTGGGAAGGTAACCAAGTTTGGTTTATCACTGCCGGTGGTGCACTATTTGCGGCTTGGCCAATGGTCTATGCATTGGCATTTAGTGGTTTTTACTGGGCAATGATGGCGGTGCTTTGGGCATTATTCTTCCGTCCGGTGGGCTTTAAATACCGCAGTATGGTGAAAGACCAAAGATGGCGTAATGCGTGGGACTGGGGCCTATTCGTGGGTTCATTCGTGCCTGCCGTCGTGTTCGGTGTGGCGTTTGGTAACCTATTCTTAGGCGTGCCATTTAGCTTCGATAACAACATGGTATCGACGTACACTGGTTCATTCTGGCAATTATTAAACCCATTTTCTTTATTGTGTGGTTTGGTCAGTGCCACTATGTTGATTATGCAAGGCGGTGCTTACCTTGCGCACCGTACCGAAGATGCGATTCAAGCACGTACCATCAAATACACCATTATTTCAGCCATTGCGATGGTGGTATTGTTTGCAGCCGGCGGCGTATGGCTTCAGTCAATTGATGGTTATGCGATCGTGTCACAAATTGATCCTTCAGCGAAACCAAACCCATTGACCAAAGAAGTGGTGGTACAGTCAGGTGCTTGGATGGCAAACTTTGAAGCTTATCCTTGGGCTTGGGCATTCCCAGCACTTGGAGTTATTATGCCATTGATCACAGCGGGCCTATTAAAAGCGGGTAAAACGTTAACTGCTTTTGTGACTTCAAGCTTTGCGGTATTGGGCGTGATTATGACGGCGGGTGTCTCTTTATTCCCATTCGTTATGCCATCATCAACTGTGCCAAGCATGAGCTTAACCGTATGGGATAGTGTCTCTAGTCACTTGACCTTGATGGTAATGCTATATGTGGTAGTGCTATTACTGCCAGTGGTTGTGTTCTATACCAGCTGGGCGTATAGCGTGATGCGTGGTAAGGTGACGGTCGCTTATATCCGTGAAAATGATCACACCTCTTACTAA
- the cydX gene encoding cytochrome bd-I oxidase subunit CydX, producing MWYFAWILGLGFAVLLAIVNAIWLEHEQGRLDSYPKKNKTLGQDDPNQP from the coding sequence ATGTGGTACTTCGCATGGATATTAGGATTGGGTTTTGCTGTGTTATTGGCCATCGTTAATGCGATTTGGTTAGAGCATGAGCAAGGCCGCTTGGATTCCTATCCAAAAAAGAACAAGACGTTAGGGCAAGATGACCCGAATCAACCATAA
- the hemL gene encoding glutamate-1-semialdehyde 2,1-aminomutase yields the protein MSTKNEQLFLQAKKHIPGGVNSPVRAFAGVGGTPVFMHKAAGSKIYDTEDNEYIDYVGSWGPMILGHAHPKVIDAVKAAADDGLSFGTPTTFETSVADTICDIVPSVEMIRMTSSGTEATMSAIRLARGYTGRDKIVKFEGCYHGHSDSLLVKAGSGMLDIGEPTSQGVPADFAKHTITLPYNDPQAVKDCFEKWGDEIACVIVEPIAGNMNMVIPTQEFHNTLREECTNGGAVLIFDEVMTGFRVGLGGAQGHFGIEPDLTCFGKIIGAGLPVGAFGGKREIMECIAPMGGVYQAGTLSGNPLAMRAGIAMFEDLTVDGFYDKVADKVTYLVDGIQAAAEKHGIKLRSTKLGGMFGLFFVKEDATGVPQNFDEVTACDMDKFNTFFHGMLERGIYLAPSAYEVGFMSSKHSTEDLDATIKAADEVFASMVS from the coding sequence ATGAGTACTAAGAACGAACAATTATTCCTACAAGCAAAAAAACACATTCCAGGTGGTGTTAACTCGCCAGTGCGCGCTTTTGCTGGTGTTGGCGGTACGCCAGTATTTATGCACAAAGCAGCCGGCAGTAAGATTTATGACACCGAAGACAATGAATACATCGATTATGTCGGCTCATGGGGCCCAATGATTTTGGGTCATGCGCATCCAAAAGTCATTGATGCGGTAAAAGCAGCGGCCGATGATGGCTTAAGTTTTGGTACGCCAACCACGTTTGAAACCTCAGTGGCAGATACCATTTGCGACATCGTGCCAAGTGTTGAAATGATTCGTATGACCAGCTCAGGTACAGAAGCGACCATGAGCGCCATTCGCCTAGCACGTGGTTATACTGGTCGTGACAAAATTGTTAAGTTTGAAGGCTGCTATCACGGCCACTCAGACAGCTTATTGGTAAAAGCAGGCTCAGGTATGTTAGATATCGGTGAGCCAACCTCACAAGGTGTGCCAGCCGACTTTGCTAAGCATACCATTACCTTGCCATACAACGACCCACAAGCGGTAAAAGACTGCTTTGAAAAATGGGGCGATGAGATTGCCTGTGTTATCGTTGAGCCAATCGCCGGCAACATGAACATGGTTATCCCAACTCAAGAGTTCCACAACACCTTACGTGAAGAGTGTACTAATGGCGGGGCAGTGCTTATTTTTGACGAAGTGATGACCGGCTTCCGTGTGGGTCTTGGCGGTGCACAAGGTCACTTTGGTATTGAGCCTGACCTGACCTGCTTCGGTAAGATTATTGGTGCCGGTTTGCCAGTAGGTGCCTTTGGTGGTAAGCGTGAAATTATGGAGTGCATCGCACCGATGGGTGGCGTCTATCAAGCGGGTACATTATCAGGTAACCCATTGGCGATGCGTGCGGGTATCGCTATGTTTGAAGATTTAACCGTTGATGGTTTCTATGACAAAGTAGCCGATAAAGTGACTTACTTAGTTGACGGTATTCAAGCCGCTGCTGAGAAACATGGCATCAAGTTACGTTCGACTAAGCTTGGCGGTATGTTCGGTCTATTCTTTGTGAAAGAAGACGCCACGGGTGTACCACAGAACTTTGATGAAGTGACTGCTTGCGATATGGATAAGTTTAATACTTTCTTCCATGGCATGTTAGAGCGCGGTATTTATTTGGCACCATCGGCTTATGAAGTGGGCTTTATGTCATCGAAGCACAGCACAGAAGACTTAGATGCGACCATTAAAGCAGCTGATGAAGTGTTTGCATCAATGGTCAGCTAG
- a CDS encoding DUF2892 domain-containing protein, whose product MKTNIGSTDKTLRIIAGIIIIGLGIYYGSWWGAVGLIPLVTGLTRFCPLYTLLGMSTCKTK is encoded by the coding sequence ATGAAAACCAATATAGGTAGCACTGATAAGACCTTAAGAATTATTGCCGGTATTATCATTATTGGATTAGGTATTTACTATGGTAGTTGGTGGGGAGCAGTAGGCTTGATTCCTTTAGTAACAGGGCTGACTCGTTTCTGCCCTTTATATACTTTACTCGGGATGAGTACCTGCAAAACGAAATAA
- the ppx gene encoding exopolyphosphatase, which yields MPNNFLENDELMAAIDIGSNSFHLAIARLDHGEVRKIASMSEKVQLAAGLDENKFLSEEAQQRGLDCLSRFMGRLESVSADRLRIVATNALRQAKNADDFIQRANEILPKPIEIIAGREEARLIYLGVSHTNASSEQRLVIDIGGGSTEFIIGQGFDPLLTESLQMGCVAFTQKFFESGDIDEDSFNNAIAAARKEILRISRSYQKAGWSSVTGSSGTIKAVRNVLVSKGWADDQERITYEGVKKLQQHLLKIGRVEDIELEGVKEHRKAVFPAGVAVLRAAMKVLGIETIAYSDGALREGVMYDMLGRFASEDVRDRSVQALIERYSVDKKQAKRVVTSCERLYEKTHEALGLESEDNDLLRRTAYLHEIGLAVSHSGYHHHSAYLLQYSDIPGFSQVDQLRMAQIARNHRRKLKSEGLEQAQDVGGDSLVYLCLLLRLAVLVHRSRNDQDKSALKLNIIDKDNWQISVESDEEEHALLVLDLKDDIDQFKKWGVQLSVECDAD from the coding sequence ATGCCCAATAATTTTCTTGAAAATGACGAACTGATGGCCGCTATTGATATTGGTTCAAATAGCTTTCACTTAGCAATTGCTCGCCTAGATCATGGAGAGGTTCGCAAAATAGCCTCTATGTCTGAAAAAGTGCAGTTGGCTGCCGGCCTAGATGAAAACAAGTTTTTAAGTGAAGAGGCGCAGCAACGTGGGCTTGATTGTTTATCTCGATTTATGGGTAGATTAGAGTCGGTATCAGCCGATCGATTGCGTATTGTGGCAACCAACGCCCTACGTCAGGCAAAAAACGCCGATGATTTTATCCAACGTGCCAATGAAATTTTGCCTAAGCCGATCGAAATTATTGCCGGCCGCGAAGAAGCGCGTTTGATTTATCTGGGTGTGTCACATACCAATGCCAGTAGCGAGCAGCGTCTGGTAATAGATATCGGCGGGGGTTCAACTGAGTTTATTATTGGTCAAGGCTTCGATCCGCTATTAACAGAAAGTTTGCAGATGGGCTGTGTTGCTTTTACTCAGAAGTTCTTTGAGTCAGGTGATATTGACGAAGATTCATTTAATAATGCCATCGCTGCTGCGCGTAAAGAGATATTGCGTATCAGCCGTTCTTATCAAAAAGCAGGCTGGAGCAGTGTTACCGGCTCAAGTGGTACTATCAAAGCGGTGCGTAATGTTTTAGTTTCAAAAGGCTGGGCTGATGATCAAGAGCGCATTACTTATGAGGGTGTCAAAAAGCTACAACAGCATCTATTAAAAATTGGCCGAGTCGAAGACATTGAGCTTGAGGGTGTAAAAGAGCACCGTAAAGCAGTATTCCCTGCCGGTGTCGCTGTGTTACGTGCTGCCATGAAAGTACTGGGCATCGAGACTATTGCTTATTCTGATGGCGCGCTGCGTGAAGGGGTAATGTACGATATGCTCGGGCGTTTTGCCAGTGAAGATGTGCGTGACAGAAGCGTACAGGCATTAATTGAGCGTTATTCGGTCGATAAAAAGCAAGCCAAACGTGTGGTCACAAGCTGTGAGCGCTTGTACGAAAAAACGCATGAGGCGTTAGGTCTAGAAAGTGAGGATAATGATCTATTACGTCGTACTGCTTATTTGCATGAAATTGGACTGGCAGTCAGTCACAGTGGTTACCATCATCACAGTGCTTATTTATTACAATACTCGGATATCCCCGGCTTTTCTCAAGTTGATCAATTGCGAATGGCACAGATTGCACGTAATCACAGACGCAAGCTTAAGTCAGAAGGCTTAGAGCAAGCACAGGATGTGGGCGGTGACAGCTTGGTATATCTGTGCTTACTATTACGCTTGGCCGTGTTGGTTCACCGTAGCCGCAATGATCAAGACAAGAGCGCATTAAAATTAAATATCATCGATAAAGACAACTGGCAAATCAGTGTCGAATCAGATGAAGAAGAACATGCTCTGCTGGTCCTTGACCTTAAAGATGATATCGATCAGTTTAAGAAGTGGGGTGTACAGTTGAGCGTGGAGTGCGACGCTGATTAG